DNA from Brassica napus cultivar Da-Ae chromosome C4, Da-Ae, whole genome shotgun sequence:
ATTACGACACAAATCCTAAATCTTTTGAAATCTGAACGAATGATCAGGGAGTTTCCTACAGCTCGGTGATCAAACTCCACAGGTATTTTGCTTCCAGGTAGGCAATGCAATCGTCGTAATTACTCTGCTTGCTTCTCTGCCTAATTTGAAGCAGTTGGGGAAACAGAGAATCTCAATTGTAGAGTCAAAAGAGAAGGATACCGTCTCCAGCAATACAGAAGAGGCTACCATTAGACTTGTGAGCGAGCCAGGGAGCTCTGGCAGCGATGCAAGTTTCGTAACTGAAGCACTTTTAACCCATGAAGGTATTTGATGAACTCTGGAATTTTCTCAAGAGTTGGCACCCAGCTATATATACAGAGACGCCTAAGGCGAGACCAATGCCTAAATGAGTCAGGCACTTCTTCCAACATTGTTTCCATGACTAGGAGTGTAGTGATGTTGGTGGAAAGATCTGGAATTTTCCTCAAGTTCCGGCTTCCTATCAGCTTGAAAATTTTAAGAGATGCCAAATTACAGTGAGTCGGACCATGTTGTAGATTCAAACAGTTTGCCATAAACAAATACTTTAATTTATGAAGACTTCCAACAGAGCAACTTTCGCAGTTATCCAGAACCAAATCCTCAAGATTCGTAGCATTTGAAAGATCCGGGAATTCCTTCAGATGCTTGGACCCGTTCAGATTCATCTTCTTGAGATTTGTAAGATATATGATCATATGAGGAGGGTCTTTGCCAAATTATCCAGTTTAAAGGATTATCAAATATAGAAAAAGAAATTACCGAATCAGTTTCCAGGACATCACAAATCTCATGAGCATCAATTAAGATTTGGCGTTTCCAAGGCTCTTGTCTTTGAACAACTTGTGAACCCATTTGTTGTAGTAACTTGTGCATCACTACTTTTCCTTGGGTGGATATTTCTATTAGAGATTTATACGCCAGGGTTTTTAACCCTAAGTTACCCTCAGAGAGCATGGCCATCACATAATCGTCCTGCTCCAAGTTGAAAAAGCATGCAATGTGAAGAAATAAAGATTGATCATTCTCATGTAAATTGTCGTATCCAACTTTGAGTACTCTCTCGATATCTTGACAAAGGCTATTTTCTAGCCTATTCAGAATAACTTCCcactcattttctttctttccgcGCAAAGATGAACCCATGACACGGAGACCCAATGGAAGGTTGCTGCAAAGCTTTGTTACTCTTTCCACAAGTCTTCCAAAATTATAGGGCGGATAGCTCTGTCTAAAAGCAAATCTACTGAAGATCTGACGAGCTTCTTCTCTAGTTGGAAAATCCACATGGTATGTATTGCTGATACCATGTTGCTCCAAAATCTCTTGGTCTTCTGTGGTTACGATAATCCTGCTTCCAGGACCAAACCACCTAGTTTCATCAGCCAGAGCCTCAAGTTtcttcaggtcgtccacatcaTCAAGAACAATAAGCACTTTTAGGTCGCATAGTCTTTCCTGTATCGCACCTAAATGGTATAGTTTCATACTATTTTGGTTCAAAATCTTTGAAAGAAGGTTTCCTTGCAGATGCATCTTCAATCCATACTCGTCAAGGCCACTGTTACAGCTTCCCCTAATATTCTCCATAAAACAAGTAAGCTGGAAACTGCTAGAGAATCGGCTATGCAAAGCTCTGGCAATGGTAGTCTTGCCAATGCCTGTAGGGCCACAGATTCCAACTATCATAGCTtcgtcctcatcatcatcatctaaatGTAACGAAGACTGCATCTTCTTCAAATGTGTTTCAATACCCACCATGTCTTCAAAGTCTCTAGAGATTCTAGTGTTTAGTTTGTGTGAAACATCTCTAGCAATCTTTTCAATCATCATCGATTCATTGTCCCTAACAACGTAGAGAAATCACCATGTGAAATTTCACAAGGAAAATGCCCCAAACAGTAATATAAAATCCAAACTTAATTGAAACAAACCAGTTTAGAAAGTGTTCTCCAGCTATGTTTCCCACATTGGTCAAAGCCTGTCTCCATATTCGCATCTTCTCCTCTGTTTTCCCTTCACAAGCTTCATCGAAAGCAATCCCAAAATCTCTGGTCTGGTTCCGAACATGAGATGGATCTACTCCGTAAAAGACAGTCATCACAATTTGTCCCATACTTTCCTTGCACTTGAGAATCTCGACCAGCTCATCCAAACACCAGCTGGAAGAAGCATAGTTCTTCGAGAGCACCACGATGGAGATCCTGGATTCTCTAATCGCTTGTGTGAGTGCAGGAGCAATGGTTTGGCTTCTCTCGATCCACTGATCATCGAACATCGAAATCCCATTGCAACTAAACTGTTTGCGTACATGACTGAGCAGCGTTTTACGGACGTCCG
Protein-coding regions in this window:
- the LOC125585096 gene encoding disease resistance protein RML1A-like: MASSSSSSSLPQTWRYRVFTSFHGPDVRKTLLSHVRKQFSCNGISMFDDQWIERSQTIAPALTQAIRESRISIVVLSKNYASSSWCLDELVEILKCKESMGQIVMTVFYGVDPSHVRNQTRDFGIAFDEACEGKTEEKMRIWRQALTNVGNIAGEHFLNWDNESMMIEKIARDVSHKLNTRISRDFEDMVGIETHLKKMQSSLHLDDDDEDEAMIVGICGPTGIGKTTIARALHSRFSSSFQLTCFMENIRGSCNSGLDEYGLKMHLQGNLLSKILNQNSMKLYHLGAIQERLCDLKVLIVLDDVDDLKKLEALADETRWFGPGSRIIVTTEDQEILEQHGISNTYHVDFPTREEARQIFSRFAFRQSYPPYNFGRLVERVTKLCSNLPLGLRVMGSSLRGKKENEWEVILNRLENSLCQDIERVLKVGYDNLHENDQSLFLHIACFFNLEQDDYVMAMLSEGNLGLKTLAYKSLIEISTQGKVVMHKLLQQMGSQVVQRQEPWKRQILIDAHEICDVLETDSVISFSIFDNPLNWIIWQRPSSYDHISYKSQEDESERVQASEGIPGSFKCYES